A window of the Lactuca sativa cultivar Salinas chromosome 7, Lsat_Salinas_v11, whole genome shotgun sequence genome harbors these coding sequences:
- the LOC111900281 gene encoding pyridoxal kinase isoform X2 yields the protein MIRLQSTLCNNFRSESIKFRKLSYFSGRSSKKDSRKMAPLIISLALPSETGRVLSIQSHTVQGYVGNKSAVFPLQLLGYDVDPIMSVQFSNHTGYPTFKGQVLNGKQLWELIEGLEANNLLYYTHLLTGYIGSVSFLDNVLEVVKKLRSINPTLTYVCDPVMGDEGKLYVPQELVSVYREKVVPLASMLTPNQFEAEQLTGFRIASEEDGRKACKHLHAAGPSKVVITSISIDGNLLLIGSHQKGTGDLMTALLLGWSNKYPDNLDKAAELAVSSLQNIRGL from the exons ATGATTAGATTACAGAGTACATTGTGCAATAATTTCCGTTCTGAATCGATCAAATTCCGGAAATTATCTTATTTTAG TGGTAGGAGCTCGAAGAAGGATTCGCGAAAAATGGCACCTCTTATTATATCTTTAGCTTTACCATCGGAAACGGGTCGGGTTCTCAGTATTCAGTCTCACACTGTTCAG GGTTATGTTGGCAATAAATCAGCTGTCTTTCCACTCCAACTACTAGGTTATGATGTCGATCCTATTATGTCAGTGCAATTCTCAAATCATACAG GATACCCAACTTTTAAGGGGCAAGTTCTAAATGGAAAACAACTTTGGGAGTTGATAGAAGGCCTAGAAGCCAATAATCTACTATACTACACGCATCTCTTGACAG GTTACATTGGTTCAGTTTCTTTCTTGGATAATGTGTTGGAAGTAGTTAAAAAGCTTCGATCCATCAATCCTACACTTACATATG TTTGTGATCCAGTTATGGGTGATGAAGGAAAGTTGTATGTCCCTCAGGAATTGGTGTCTGTATATCGTGAAAAG GTTGTCCCTCTTGCTTCAATGTTGACTCCCAATCAGTTTGAAGCTGAACAATTGACTGGATTCAG AATTGCATCTGAGGAAGATGGGCGAAAAGCATGCAAACATCTTCATGCAGCTGGTCCATCAAAG GTTGTGATAACAAGCATATCCATAGATGGAAATCTTCTTTTAATAGGAAGTCATCAGAAA GGAACGGGAGACTTGATGACTGCATTATTACTTGGATGGAGCAAT aAATATCCTGACAACCTTGATAAAGCAGCAGAACTTGCTGTATCAAGCTTACAG AACATTAGAGGATTATGA
- the LOC111900281 gene encoding pyridoxal kinase isoform X1, translated as MIRLQSTLCNNFRSESIKFRKLSYFSGRSSKKDSRKMAPLIISLALPSETGRVLSIQSHTVQGYVGNKSAVFPLQLLGYDVDPIMSVQFSNHTGYPTFKGQVLNGKQLWELIEGLEANNLLYYTHLLTGYIGSVSFLDNVLEVVKKLRSINPTLTYVCDPVMGDEGKLYVPQELVSVYREKVVPLASMLTPNQFEAEQLTGFRIASEEDGRKACKHLHAAGPSKVVITSISIDGNLLLIGSHQKGTGDLMTALLLGWSNKYPDNLDKAAELAVSSLQENGRKEI; from the exons ATGATTAGATTACAGAGTACATTGTGCAATAATTTCCGTTCTGAATCGATCAAATTCCGGAAATTATCTTATTTTAG TGGTAGGAGCTCGAAGAAGGATTCGCGAAAAATGGCACCTCTTATTATATCTTTAGCTTTACCATCGGAAACGGGTCGGGTTCTCAGTATTCAGTCTCACACTGTTCAG GGTTATGTTGGCAATAAATCAGCTGTCTTTCCACTCCAACTACTAGGTTATGATGTCGATCCTATTATGTCAGTGCAATTCTCAAATCATACAG GATACCCAACTTTTAAGGGGCAAGTTCTAAATGGAAAACAACTTTGGGAGTTGATAGAAGGCCTAGAAGCCAATAATCTACTATACTACACGCATCTCTTGACAG GTTACATTGGTTCAGTTTCTTTCTTGGATAATGTGTTGGAAGTAGTTAAAAAGCTTCGATCCATCAATCCTACACTTACATATG TTTGTGATCCAGTTATGGGTGATGAAGGAAAGTTGTATGTCCCTCAGGAATTGGTGTCTGTATATCGTGAAAAG GTTGTCCCTCTTGCTTCAATGTTGACTCCCAATCAGTTTGAAGCTGAACAATTGACTGGATTCAG AATTGCATCTGAGGAAGATGGGCGAAAAGCATGCAAACATCTTCATGCAGCTGGTCCATCAAAG GTTGTGATAACAAGCATATCCATAGATGGAAATCTTCTTTTAATAGGAAGTCATCAGAAA GGAACGGGAGACTTGATGACTGCATTATTACTTGGATGGAGCAAT aAATATCCTGACAACCTTGATAAAGCAGCAGAACTTGCTGTATCAAGCTTACAG GAGAATGGTcgaaaagaaatataa
- the LOC111900281 gene encoding pyridoxal kinase isoform X3, with the protein MAPLIISLALPSETGRVLSIQSHTVQGYVGNKSAVFPLQLLGYDVDPIMSVQFSNHTGYPTFKGQVLNGKQLWELIEGLEANNLLYYTHLLTGYIGSVSFLDNVLEVVKKLRSINPTLTYVCDPVMGDEGKLYVPQELVSVYREKVVPLASMLTPNQFEAEQLTGFRIASEEDGRKACKHLHAAGPSKVVITSISIDGNLLLIGSHQKGTGDLMTALLLGWSNKYPDNLDKAAELAVSSLQENGRKEI; encoded by the exons ATGGCACCTCTTATTATATCTTTAGCTTTACCATCGGAAACGGGTCGGGTTCTCAGTATTCAGTCTCACACTGTTCAG GGTTATGTTGGCAATAAATCAGCTGTCTTTCCACTCCAACTACTAGGTTATGATGTCGATCCTATTATGTCAGTGCAATTCTCAAATCATACAG GATACCCAACTTTTAAGGGGCAAGTTCTAAATGGAAAACAACTTTGGGAGTTGATAGAAGGCCTAGAAGCCAATAATCTACTATACTACACGCATCTCTTGACAG GTTACATTGGTTCAGTTTCTTTCTTGGATAATGTGTTGGAAGTAGTTAAAAAGCTTCGATCCATCAATCCTACACTTACATATG TTTGTGATCCAGTTATGGGTGATGAAGGAAAGTTGTATGTCCCTCAGGAATTGGTGTCTGTATATCGTGAAAAG GTTGTCCCTCTTGCTTCAATGTTGACTCCCAATCAGTTTGAAGCTGAACAATTGACTGGATTCAG AATTGCATCTGAGGAAGATGGGCGAAAAGCATGCAAACATCTTCATGCAGCTGGTCCATCAAAG GTTGTGATAACAAGCATATCCATAGATGGAAATCTTCTTTTAATAGGAAGTCATCAGAAA GGAACGGGAGACTTGATGACTGCATTATTACTTGGATGGAGCAAT aAATATCCTGACAACCTTGATAAAGCAGCAGAACTTGCTGTATCAAGCTTACAG GAGAATGGTcgaaaagaaatataa